The following proteins are co-located in the Clostridiales bacterium genome:
- the rpsQ gene encoding 30S ribosomal protein S17 has protein sequence MLDIQDRNRRKTKVGLVVSDKMDKTIVVAVEDFVRHSLYGKSVKRTKKFKAHDENNECNIGDKVRIMETRPLSKDKRWRLVNVMEKVK, from the coding sequence ATTCAAGATAGAAACAGAAGAAAAACCAAGGTTGGCTTAGTTGTCAGCGATAAGATGGATAAGACAATCGTTGTTGCTGTCGAAGACTTCGTAAGACATTCCCTTTACGGAAAATCTGTAAAGAGAACCAAGAAGTTTAAGGCTCATGATGAAAATAATGAGTGCAACATCGGTGATAAAGTAAGAATTATGGAAACAAGACCTCTTTCCAAGGATAAGAGATGGAGACTTGTAAACGTAATGGAAAAAGTTAAATAG
- the rplN gene encoding 50S ribosomal protein L14 — MIQPESRLRVADNSGAKELLCIRILGGTSRHYANIGDIIVCAVKEATPGGVVKKGDVVKAVVVRTKHGARRVDGSYVKFDQNAAVIIKEDKNPVGTRIFGPVARELREKSFMKIVSLAPEVL, encoded by the coding sequence ATGATTCAGCCGGAAAGCAGATTAAGAGTAGCTGACAATTCAGGCGCGAAAGAATTATTGTGTATCCGCATACTGGGGGGAACAAGCCGTCACTATGCGAACATAGGCGATATCATCGTGTGCGCTGTAAAAGAAGCGACTCCGGGCGGAGTTGTCAAAAAGGGCGACGTTGTGAAAGCTGTTGTTGTCAGAACAAAGCATGGCGCCAGAAGAGTTGACGGAAGCTATGTCAAGTTCGACCAGAATGCAGCGGTTATTATAAAGGAAGATAAGAATCCTGTTGGAACTCGTATTTTCGGGCCAGTAGCCAGGGAGCTTAGAGAAAAGAGCTTTATGAAAATCGTGTCATTGGCACCAGAAGTACTTTAG
- the rpmD gene encoding 50S ribosomal protein L30 — protein MADKMIKITLKKSVIGASPLQRKVVEALGLRKLNQTVERPDTPQTRGAVEKVKHLLQIEEV, from the coding sequence ATGGCAGATAAAATGATTAAAATCACATTAAAGAAAAGTGTCATCGGCGCTTCCCCACTTCAGAGAAAAGTAGTCGAAGCGTTGGGACTCAGAAAGCTGAATCAGACGGTAGAACGTCCTGACACCCCTCAGACACGCGGAGCGGTAGAAAAAGTAAAGCATCTTTTACAAATAGAAGAAGTGTAA
- a CDS encoding 50S ribosomal protein L6, with amino-acid sequence MSRIGRLPVALPAGVEVKVSDSNVVTVKGPKGELQEQISKLIKVEINEGVLTVTRDSDVKEARSAHGLSRTLINNMVTGVTTGFEKKLQMVGVGYKAEKKGNTLVMNLGYSHPIEMVDPDGIQTEVTTPTEIIIRGISKALVGNYAANVRKWRQPEPYKGKGIKYAGEIIRRKEGKTGGKKK; translated from the coding sequence ATGTCAAGAATAGGTAGACTGCCTGTTGCTCTTCCTGCCGGCGTAGAGGTCAAGGTAAGCGACAGCAATGTTGTTACTGTAAAAGGACCGAAAGGCGAACTGCAGGAGCAGATCAGCAAGTTAATAAAAGTAGAGATCAATGAAGGTGTACTCACCGTTACCAGAGATTCCGACGTTAAGGAAGCAAGATCCGCTCACGGACTTTCCAGAACGCTGATCAACAATATGGTAACAGGCGTAACCACCGGATTCGAGAAGAAACTCCAGATGGTAGGCGTTGGTTACAAAGCCGAGAAAAAGGGAAATACCCTTGTAATGAACCTGGGTTACTCACATCCTATCGAAATGGTAGACCCTGATGGAATTCAGACTGAGGTTACAACCCCAACTGAAATCATTATCAGAGGTATCAGCAAGGCACTTGTTGGAAACTATGCGGCAAACGTCAGAAAGTGGAGACAGCCTGAGCCATATAAGGGCAAGGGAATTAAGTACGCTGGCGAAATCATCCGCAGAAAAGAAGGCAAGACCGGCGGTAAGAAGAAATAG
- a CDS encoding type Z 30S ribosomal protein S14, whose amino-acid sequence MAKTSLKIKQARKPKFSTRAYTRCRICGRPHSVLRKFGICRICFRELAYKGEIPGVKKASW is encoded by the coding sequence ATGGCAAAGACATCTCTCAAAATAAAACAGGCTAGAAAACCTAAGTTTTCAACGCGCGCATATACAAGATGCAGAATTTGCGGAAGACCGCATTCGGTTTTGAGAAAATTTGGTATATGCCGTATCTGTTTCAGAGAACTGGCTTACAAAGGTGAAATTCCAGGCGTTAAGAAAGCAAGCTGGTAA
- the rpsH gene encoding 30S ribosomal protein S8, with product MTMTDPIADMLTRIRNANTVGHATVEIPASKMKKSIAGILTAEGYIKGFDVIEDDKQGTIKIFMKYGADKERVISGIKKISKPGLKVYAKSDEVPKVLGGLGIAIISTSNGIISDKEARKLGVGGEVICYVW from the coding sequence ATGACCATGACAGATCCTATAGCAGATATGCTAACAAGAATCAGAAATGCCAATACTGTAGGACATGCGACCGTTGAGATTCCTGCGTCCAAGATGAAAAAATCCATCGCGGGAATTCTGACTGCAGAAGGCTACATTAAAGGGTTTGACGTTATAGAGGACGATAAACAGGGCACCATCAAGATTTTCATGAAATACGGTGCAGACAAAGAACGCGTTATTAGTGGTATCAAGAAAATTTCTAAGCCGGGGCTTAAGGTATATGCCAAGAGCGACGAGGTGCCAAAAGTACTGGGAGGACTTGGAATCGCAATTATTTCCACTTCAAATGGAATCATCAGCGACAAGGAAGCCAGAAAACTGGGCGTAGGCGGCGAAGTTATTTGCTATGTTTGGTAG
- a CDS encoding 30S ribosomal protein S5, whose translation MRQNMIDASKLDLKESIVNIRRVAKVVKGGRNFRFSVTVVVGNGEGYVGVGLGKAQEIPEAVRKAIEDAKKKLIYVPTVGTTIPHRSLGIFGAGQVLIMPAAPGTGVIAGSAVRTVLELAGIKDVRAKSIGSNNAGNMAYATIEGLKSLTTVEQIARLRGKTKEEILG comes from the coding sequence ATGCGACAGAATATGATAGATGCATCCAAGCTTGACTTAAAGGAATCCATCGTTAACATCAGACGTGTTGCCAAGGTTGTTAAAGGCGGAAGAAACTTCAGATTCAGCGTAACCGTAGTAGTCGGAAACGGCGAAGGCTATGTAGGCGTTGGTCTTGGAAAAGCTCAGGAAATTCCTGAGGCCGTAAGAAAAGCAATCGAAGATGCTAAGAAAAAATTGATCTATGTTCCTACCGTAGGAACGACGATTCCTCACAGATCGCTGGGAATTTTCGGCGCAGGGCAGGTTCTGATCATGCCTGCTGCTCCCGGTACAGGAGTAATCGCAGGAAGCGCAGTACGTACTGTACTGGAACTTGCTGGCATTAAAGACGTAAGAGCAAAATCTATCGGATCAAACAATGCGGGTAATATGGCTTACGCTACCATCGAAGGACTGAAAAGCCTTACGACTGTTGAACAGATCGCAAGACTCAGAGGAAAAACGAAAGAAGAAATACTAGGATAA
- the rplE gene encoding 50S ribosomal protein L5: MLAARLRETFKSETFNALMEKFKYKNVMEVPKLEKITINMGLGDAKDNAKLMETAVEELSLISGQKPVVTKSKKSIANFKLRQGMSVGAKVTLRGDSMYEFADKFFNISLPRVRDFKGVSKNSFDGRGNYSMGIKEQLIFPEINFDKVDKIKGMNIVFTTTAKTDEEAMALLEFLGMPFEK; this comes from the coding sequence ATCTTGGCAGCTAGACTAAGAGAAACTTTTAAAAGTGAAACATTTAACGCTTTAATGGAAAAGTTCAAATATAAGAACGTTATGGAAGTGCCGAAGCTCGAGAAGATCACCATTAACATGGGTCTTGGAGATGCAAAGGACAACGCCAAGCTGATGGAGACTGCAGTGGAAGAACTTTCCTTAATCAGCGGTCAGAAACCGGTTGTTACAAAGTCAAAGAAGTCTATTGCAAACTTCAAGTTAAGACAGGGAATGTCTGTCGGAGCTAAGGTTACCTTAAGAGGAGACAGCATGTATGAGTTTGCAGACAAATTCTTCAACATCTCTCTTCCTAGAGTAAGAGACTTCAAAGGAGTGAGCAAGAATTCATTTGATGGCAGAGGAAATTACTCTATGGGAATCAAAGAACAGCTTATTTTCCCTGAAATCAACTTTGACAAGGTAGACAAAATCAAAGGTATGAATATCGTATTCACCACAACGGCAAAGACAGACGAAGAAGCGATGGCTCTTCTCGAGTTCCTGGGAATGCCGTTCGAGAAATAG
- a CDS encoding 50S ribosomal protein L24: MHIKKDDTVMVITGKDKGKKGKVLRAMPTEEKVIVEGINIQTKHQKQTRTLKAEIKHQEGPIHVSNVMFYDSKAKAPTRIGYKLENGKKKRVSKKTGQVID; encoded by the coding sequence ATGCATATTAAGAAAGACGATACGGTAATGGTTATTACCGGTAAGGATAAAGGAAAAAAAGGCAAGGTTCTGCGAGCAATGCCGACAGAAGAAAAAGTTATCGTAGAGGGAATTAACATCCAGACAAAGCACCAGAAACAAACGAGAACACTGAAAGCTGAAATTAAGCATCAGGAAGGTCCCATCCATGTTTCAAATGTAATGTTCTATGATAGCAAGGCGAAAGCCCCGACAAGAATCGGATACAAACTTGAGAACGGAAAGAAAAAGAGAGTATCCAAGAAAACAGGTCAGGTAATCGACTAA
- a CDS encoding 50S ribosomal protein L15: MKLHELRAAEGSTRKPKRKGRGTATGQGKTAGRGMNGQNSRSGGGTRLGFEGGQMPLYRRIPKRGFTNIWKKEYVILNVDDLNIFEAGTVVTPELLKEKGLAKQVVDGIKILGEGNLEKNVTVQAHKFSKTAIEKIEQAGGKAEVI; this comes from the coding sequence ATGAAACTGCATGAATTAAGAGCTGCAGAAGGGTCCACCAGAAAGCCTAAGAGAAAGGGCAGAGGTACCGCTACCGGACAGGGTAAGACCGCCGGAAGAGGTATGAACGGGCAGAACTCCAGAAGCGGCGGCGGAACCAGACTTGGTTTCGAAGGCGGCCAGATGCCTTTATACAGAAGAATCCCAAAGAGAGGATTCACCAACATCTGGAAAAAGGAATATGTCATTTTGAATGTAGATGACTTAAATATATTCGAAGCAGGCACTGTAGTAACTCCCGAACTTCTTAAGGAGAAGGGATTAGCAAAGCAGGTTGTCGACGGAATTAAGATTCTTGGAGAAGGAAACCTTGAAAAGAATGTAACCGTACAGGCTCACAAGTTTAGTAAAACTGCTATAGAGAAGATCGAACAAGCCGGAGGAAAGGCAGAGGTGATCTAA
- a CDS encoding 50S ribosomal protein L18 produces the protein MAKESRTDRRLARHARVRKNLSGTPERPRLCVFRSIKNISVQIIDDVSGTTLAAASTLDKDIKAQAAYGGNKAAAKLVGEAVAKRALEKGIDTVAFDRGGFLYHGRVKELADGAREAGLKF, from the coding sequence ATGGCAAAAGAGAGTAGAACAGATAGACGTTTGGCCAGACACGCAAGAGTCAGAAAAAACCTGTCCGGAACTCCTGAAAGACCAAGACTTTGTGTTTTTAGAAGCATTAAAAATATCTCCGTTCAGATTATAGATGACGTCAGCGGAACAACGCTGGCTGCTGCATCCACCCTTGACAAGGACATCAAGGCACAGGCTGCATATGGCGGAAACAAGGCAGCTGCAAAGCTGGTTGGAGAAGCTGTGGCAAAGAGAGCACTTGAAAAGGGAATCGATACTGTGGCCTTTGACAGAGGCGGATTCTTATATCACGGAAGAGTAAAAGAGCTGGCTGACGGAGCACGTGAAGCCGGCCTGAAATTCTAA